In a single window of the Vitis vinifera cultivar Pinot Noir 40024 chromosome 6, ASM3070453v1 genome:
- the LOC100246658 gene encoding sodium-dependent phosphate transport protein 1, chloroplastic, with amino-acid sequence MNARAYLFSFSPDFHSLHSHKASSDFPLPKKRLFRFRFQDRTCVFRVSGRNAGEFTGLARREIGKVFAEVKSEQVKFQEALDDVVLGEEDLEGDVPWWEQFPKRWVIVILCFSAFLLCNMDRVNMSIAILPMSAEFNWSPTTVGLIQSSFFWGYLLTQIAGGIWADTVGGKLVLGFGVVWWSIATILTPIAAKIGLPFLLVVRAFMGIGEGVAMPAMNNILSKWVPVSERSRSLALVYSGMYLGSVTGLAFSPFLIHSFGWPSVFYSFGSLGTVWLATWLSKAYSSPLEDPELLPKEKKLIVSNSVTKEPVKKIPWRLILSKPPVWALIGSHFCHNWGTFILLTWMPTYYNQVLKFNLTESGLFCVLPWLTMAFSANLGGWIADTLVSKGLSVTTVRKIMQTIGFLGPAFFLTQLSHVNSPAMAVLCMACSQGTDAFSQSGLYSNHQDIAPRYSGVLLGLSNTAGVLAGVLGTGATGYILQHGSWDDVFKVSVGLYLVGTVIWNLFSTGEKILD; translated from the exons ATGAACGCCAGAGCttatctcttctctttctctcccgATTTTCACTCTCTCCACAGCCACAAGGCCTCATCCGATTTTCCGCTCCCAAAGAAGAGACTGTTTCGGTTTCGGTTTCAAGACCGGACATGCGTTTTTCGTGTTTCGGGCCGAAACGCGGGGGAGTTCACGGGCTTAGCCCGGAGGGAAATTGGGAAAGTTTTTGCGGAAGTTAAATCGGAGCAGGTGAAGTTTCAGGAGGCTCTGGACGACGTCGTTTTAGGGGAAGAGGATTTGGAGGGTGATGTTCCGTGGTGGGAACAGTTTCCGAAGAGATGGGTCATTGTGATTCTGTGTTTTTCCGCTTTTCTTCTCTGCAATATGGATAGA GTAAATATGAGCATTGCGATACTTCCCATGTCGGCCGAGTTCAATTGGAGTCCAACTACTGTTGGTTTGATTCAGTCTTCTTTCTTCTGGGGCTACCTGCTTACTCAG ATTGCTGGCGGAATATGGGCAGACACAGTTGGAGGGAAGCTTGTCTTGGGTTTTGGCGTCGTTTGGTGGTCTATTGCCACCATTCTTACTCCAATAGCTGCCAAGATTGGGCTTCCATTTCTACTTGTTGTCCGTGCTTTCATGGGGATTGGCGAG GGTGTTGCTATGCCTGCAATGaataatattctctcaaagtggGTTCCTGTATCAGAGAGAAGTAGATCGTTGGCATTAGTGTACAGTGGGATGTACCTTGGATCTGTTACTGGCCTAGCCTTTTCACCATTTTTAATCCATTCTTTTGGCTGGCCATCTGTATTTTACTCCTTTGGTTCTCTAGGAACAGTTTGGCTTGCAACATGGCTAAGTAAG GCATACAGTTCACCTCTTGAAGATCCTGAACTGCTGCCTAAAGAAAAGAAGTTGATTGTTAGCAACAGTGTAACCAAAGAACCTGTTAAAAAAATACCATGGAGACTAATCTTGTCAAAACCACCTGTATGGGCCCTAATAGGGTCTCACTTCTGTCACAATTGGGGGACATTTATTCTTCTAACATGGATGCCCACATACTATAACCAA GTTTTGAAGTTCAATCTTACAGAATCTGGGCTTTTTTGTGTGTTGCCCTGGCTTACAATGGCGTTTTCTGCCAATCTTGGAGGGTGGATAGCAGATACACTTGTGAGCAAAGGTTTATCTGTCACCACAGTTCGCAAG ATCATGCAAACGATTGGATTTCTTGGCCCAGCTTTCTTCCTAACTCAACTAAGCCATGTTAATTCTCCTGCAATGGCTGTCTTGTGCATGGCATGCAGTCAG GGAACTGATGCATTCTCACAGTCTGGTTTATACTCAAACCATCAAGATATTGCCCCTCGATATTCT GGAGTATTGCTTGGACTATCCAATACCGCAGGGGTGCTGGCAGGTGTCTTAGGAACGGGAGCAACTGGCTATATCTTGCAACATG GTTCTTGGGATGACGTCTTCAAGGTCTCAGTTGGGTTGTATTTGGTTGGAACCGTGATCTGGAACCTCTTCTCAACCGGTGAGAAAATCTTGGATTAA
- the LOC100243236 gene encoding cytochrome P450 86A1 codes for METPSIVFFVVAAASAYVLWFYLLARKLTGPKMWPVVGSLPALFMNRRRIHDWISGNLRETGGAATYQTCTLALPFLAYKQGFYTVTCHPKNIEHILRTRFDNYPKGPTWQTAFHDLLGQGIFNSDGDTWLIQRKTAALEFTTRTLRQAMSRWVNRTIKMRLWRILEKAASEKSSVDMQDLLLRLTFDNICGLTFGKDPETLSPDFPENPFSMAFDSATESTLQRLLYPGFLWRLKKFLRIGAERRLKQSLRVVENYMDDAVAARKERPSDDLLSRFMKKRDVDGNVFPTSVLQRIALNFVLAGRDTSSVALSWFFWLIMNNPRVEEKITTELSTVLRETRGDDQTKWLEEPLVFDEADRLIYLKAALAETLRLYPSVPEDFKYVVSDDILPDGTYVPAGTTVTYSIYSVGRMKTIWGEDCLEFKPERWLSTGGDRFEPPKDGYKFVAFNAGPRTCLGKDLAYLQMKSVASAVLLRYRLSPVPGHRVEQKMSLTLFMKNGLRVYLHPRGLEPPGAATSA; via the coding sequence ATGGAAACTCCGTCGATCGTATTCTTTGTTGTGGCTGCAGCGTCGGCATATGTCCTCTGGTTCTATCTCCTGGCTCGGAAGCTGACCGGCCCAAAGATGTGGCCGGTGGTGGGTAGCCTTCCGGCGCTGTTCATGAACCGGAGGAGAATCCACGACTGGATCTCTGGAAACCTGAGAGAAACTGGTGGGGCTGCCACGTACCAAACATGCACCCTTGCTCTTCCTTTCTTGGCTTACAAACAGGGGTTTTATACCGTCACTTGTCACCCCAAGAACATCGAGCATATTCTCAGGACTCGGTTTGATAACTACCCCAAAGGACCAACATGGCAAACGGCTTTTCATGATCTGCTAGGGCAAGGGATTTTCAACAGTGATGGAGACACGTGGCTGATTCAACGAAAAACTGCTGCTCTGGAGTTCACCACCCGGACGCTTCGCCAAGCCATGTCTAGATGGGTGAACCGGACCATTAAGATGCGCTTATGGCGCATTTTAGAGAAGGCCGCCTCCGAGAAGTCGTCGGTGGACATGCAGGACTTGCTCCTCCGTTTGACGTTCGATAATATATGCGGACTCACCTTCGGAAAAGATCCAGAAACGCTCTCCCCCGATTTTCCAGAAAATCCGTTCTCCATGGCATTTGACTCCGCCACTGAGTCCACTCTGCAACGCTTGCTTTACCCCGGATTTCTATGGAGACTGAAGAAGTTTCTGAGAATTGGAGCGGAGAGGAGGCTCAAACAGAGCCTTAGAGTCGTTGAAAACTACATGGACGACGCCGTCGCCGCCCGCAAAGAAAGGCCATCAGATGACCTCCTATCTCGCTTCATGAAGAAGAGAGATGTCGATGGCAACGTCTTCCCAACTTCCGTCCTCCAACGCATAGCTCTCAACTTCGTCCTCGCCGGCCGCGACACCTCATCAGTCGCGCTGAGCTGGTTCTTCTGGCTCATCATGAACAACCCACGAGTCGAAGAAAAGATCACCACCGAATTATCGACAGTTCTCAGAGAAACACGCGGCGACGACCAAACCAAGTGGCTCGAAGAGCCTCTGGTCTTCGACGAAGCTGATCGGTTGATCTACCTGAAAGCGGCATTAGCCGAAACGCTGCGTTTATACCCATCCGTACCGGAGGACTTCAAGTACGTAGTATCGGACGATATTTTACCTGACGGAACCTACGTGCCGGCAGGTACGACTGTGACGTACTCTATATATTCTGTTGGGAGGATGAAAACGATATGGGGTGAGGACTGCTTGGAGTTTAAGCCGGAGCGGTGGCTCTCAACCGGCGGCGACCGTTTCGAACCGCCCAAGGATGGTTACAAGTTTGTGGCGTTCAACGCTGGACCGAGAACCTGTTTGGGGAAGGACTTGGCTTACCTGCAAATGAAGTCGGTGGCATCCGCCGTACTGTTACGCTACCGGCTGAGTCCTGTTCCCGGCCACCGGGTGGAGCAGAAGATGTCTTTGACTCTCTTCATGAAGAATGGACTGCGCGTGTACTTGCATCCACGTGGGCTTGAACCTCCTGGGGCCGCCACGTCAGCGTAG